Proteins encoded in a region of the Zea mays cultivar B73 chromosome 4, Zm-B73-REFERENCE-NAM-5.0, whole genome shotgun sequence genome:
- the LOC109945514 gene encoding uncharacterized protein, with amino-acid sequence MAPTFPAASSFLQAPMPPSSPSRCGRAPSSAASSPTQCPCCRRAAGSLLHAPPQPWRPASSHGAGDAPASSLPFPMARARVSSWRCLPVHGDAAAPSHGAPCSSFLAPRNCSSISLPQTALAMADSSLRPTLPWKSSKSPISSMAGAPRSASARLSLPKQRAPFLAARRGARRLFGKMRSKPRAAAALPFDLHSPRRVSSLSCSLRSPIRDAVSPR; translated from the exons ATGGCGCCAACCTTCCCTGCGGCGAGCTCCTTCCTCCAGGCACCCATGCCGCCGAGCTCTCCTTCACGGTGCGGGCGAGCTCCCTCCTCGGCTGCTTCCAGCCCAACTCAGTGCCCTTGCTGCAGGCGAGCAGCAGGCTCCCTGCTCCACGCGCCTCCCCAGCCATGGCGTCCTGCTTCCTCCCATGGCGCAGGAGATGCCCCAGCGAGCTCCCTTCCCTTCCCCATGGCTCGAGCTCGAGTTTCCTCATGGCGCTGCCTCCCTGTCCATGGCGACGCAGCAGCTCCCTCCCATGGCGCCCCCTGCTCTTCCTTCTTGGCGCCCAGAAATTGCAGCAGCATCTCCCTCCCCCAAACTGCTCTTGCCATGGCCGATTCTTCCCTGCGCCCTACTCTCCCATGGAAATCCAGCAAGAGCCCCATTTCCTCCATGGCCGGCGCCCCGCGCAGCGCCTCTGCGCGACTCTCCCTCCCCAAACAGCGAGCCCCCTTCCTCGCTGCTCGTCGTGGTGCCCGCCGGCTGTTCGGTAAAATGCGCAGCAAGCCGCGCGCTGCAGCAGCCCTCCCGTTCGATCTCCACTCCCCTCGTCGCGTGTCGTCGCTCTCGTGCTCGCTGCGCAGCCCCATCCGCGACGCCGTAAGTCCTCG CTAG
- the LOC103653289 gene encoding uncharacterized protein, with protein MTGATRARFRWTEVVRATKVRRAAIRKEERQARAQDRVREDSKGFERIFGRRRSPPRILQPESEKSHEIEDLRELFANAGFSAEEWEIYLQTGRKGSPELPSQVRRFSDVGRTMGVKVKPWSGPLPKARVSPAVTLGMVLEAAKHNQSNFVGRPKGRSSIPDPVSSEGTNSNAVSVRRGKGDDAAIPLGSSGACVGPDHLISTSGANTRKQSTDVTAETISLPGLSYSPQAQKSRANSEVCALIGTRSMLSWKERNPGIAAISRRLFTRDSRNPKPSFQPHIPRATFLSFGKSFAAAVMSGGGAGDALREGDKVWKEVGRRRAVSQEDVGRHHAGRVHGGHERGRFTWRGRGSRFGGRFNRGLARESSESSRSGARGREENANKRVADEGQATDANGKKHKAELCCEICEENHVPLDCPVFNGPKPSAILCGIAGGESGFFQIPVFGAKGTTPSKETATAFITVKKGAVSPNLIKSEMTRLIPVRWQWTVQAHSDGFVVPFPSIVELQRMVAMKYVHTAGGEGIMQIQQLDQKIEPVQMLQKAWINVYGVPFEIRSFLPLWAIGSILGATQKVDLRYTKRMGVCRLMVGVTDVAKIPDAADIVVGEGIYEIFFKVDKVWRNEVWEDFKVEENNEGGDKGQHEDPDEVFDGLVDKQPMPGSVLKDTVMEDSSSNGSGNQQSDQKIAESDQFVVEDALNSTVSVGPVDGNAEKIGLIFDCPFSQPEGVMAVNDSLSEDYGAGIFSPGALTEKASVQETRGTGRLTNAHLCCGMVPDGEVVPCLGDRGILVSGANGAGDGDSVPLEGVGNADVFSVPDLESLACGGMPAMVDGLPIDAPVDMHAATKDNEYRAQDMPSNAGADGALLGSLHISTGGSDTVCQMDLGTLNFTSPNPHQQFSFNAHPEISLHHHDRNNCSSLPLNSDLKDMFSYQSYDLDGNSAISDLLTKELLVSLSLTQRAKKKQLNLDEQQCRAKRINSDEDIMSKAQRLAAKRNLETSDFQRYTLVQILETPTEGRNTTANPCCVSVFGGGGHGGLREPRVAV; from the exons ATGACCGGAGCGACGCGCGCTCGCTTCCGGTGGACGGAGGTCGTCCGGGCAACGAAGGTAAGGAGAGCGGCAATTCGAAAGGAAGAACGGCAAGCTAGGGCGCAGGATCGCGTCAGGGAAGATTCGAAGGGTTTCGAGCGGATTTTTGGGAGACGCAGATCCCCGCCGCGAATCTTGCAGCCGGAGTCAGAAAAGTCACATGAGATTGAGGATCTTCGTGAGTTGTTCGCCAATGCTGGGTTTTCGGCAGAAGAATGGGAGATATATTTGCAGACGGGTCGCAAAGGGTCGCCGGAACTTCCATCGCAGGTACGTCGATTCTCTGATGTCGGTCGGACAATGGGTGTCAAAGTGAAACCTTGGAGCGGTCCGCTGCCAAAAGCCCGGGTGTCACCGGCCGTTACTCTCGGCATGGTGCTGGAGGCAGCGAAACATAATCAATCGAATTTCGTCGGAAGGCCGAAGGGGAGGTCGTCAATTCCTGATCCGGTTTCTTCGGAGGGAACAAATTCAAACGCTGTGTCTGTGCGTCGAGGGAAGGGAGACGACGCGGCGATCCCTCTGGGCTCTTCGGGTGCTTGTGTTGGGCCGGATCACTTGATTTCTACAAGCGGTGCCAACACAAGGAAGCAATCTACGGATGTCACGGCCGAGACGATTTCTCTGCCTGGGCTGAGTTACTCACCTCAGGCCCAGAAGTCTCGGGCCAATAGCGAGGTTTGCGCTTTGATTGGCACGAGATCCATGCTTTCGTGGAAGGAGCGTAATCCAGGTATTGCTGCTATTTCGCGACGGTTGTTTACTAGGGATTCTCGAAACCCTAAACCCAGTTTCCAGCCACACATACCCCGCGCCACGTTTTTATCTTTTGGCAAATCCTTCGCTGCTGCCGTCATGTCAGGTGGAGGAGCGGGAGATGCATTGCGTGAAGGGGACAAGGTATGGAAGGAGGTGGGTCGTCGGAGGGCTGTTTCCCAAGAAGATGTCGGGCGTCACCATGCTGGCCGTGTGCATGGTGGTCATGAACGTGGCCGTTTTACCTGGCGTGGTAGGGGAAGCCGCTTTGGAGGCCGCTTTAACAGAGGGCTTGCAAGGGAGTCCAGCGAGTCCAGTCGAAGTGGTGCTCGTGGGAGAGAAGAAAATGCTAACAAGCGTGTTGCGGATGAGGGACAGGCGACAGATGCTAATGGTAAGAAACACAAAGCTGAGCTCTGTTGTGAGATCTGTGAAGAAAATCATGTGCCTTTGGATTGTCCTGTATTCAATGGTCCCAAACCAAGTGCAATTCTATGCGGAATCGCGGGGGGTGAGTCGGGTTTTTTCCAGATTCCTGTCTTTGGGGCCAAAGGAACGACCCCTTCGAAGGAAACGGCAACTGCTTTCATTACTGTTAAAAAGGGAGCAGTGTCGCCAAACTTGATTAAGTCTGAAATGACACGTCTTATTCCGGTTAGATGGCAGTGGACGGTACAGGCTCATAGTGATGGTTTTGTTGTCCCTTTTCCTAGCATTGTGGAGCTACAGCGGATGGTTGCTATGAAATATGTACATACTGCTGGTGGTGAGGGTATTATGCAAATTCAACAGTTGGATCAGAAGATTGAACCTGTGCAGATGCTCCAAAAGGCTTGGATTAATGTGTATGGGGTTCCCTTTGAGATAAGGTCCTTTCTTCCACTTTGGGCAATTGGTTCTATATTAGGGGCCACCCAGAAAGTTGATTTGAGATACACTAAGAGGATGGGAGTCTGTAGACTTATGGTTGGGGTCACTGATGTGGCTAAGATACCGGACGCTGCAGATATAGTGGTGGGGGAAGGTATTTATGAGATCTTTTTTAAAGTCGATAAGGTTTGGAGGAATGAGGTGTGGGAGGATTTTAAGGTCGAGGAAAATAATGAGGGAGGAGATAAAGGACAACATGAAGACCCGGATGAGGTGTTTGATGGCCTGGTGGACAAACAGCCGATGCCCGGGTCTGTTTTGAAGGATACTGTAATGGAGGATTCTTCATCTAATGGTAGTGGGAATCAGCAAAGTGATCAAAAGATCGCAGAGTCTGATCAATTTGTTGTGGAGGACGCTCTGAATTCAACAGTCTCGGTTGGGCCTGTGGATGGAAATGCAGAAAAGATTGGGCTTATCTTTGATTGTCCTTTTTCCCAGCCTGAGGGCGTCATGGCTGTCAATGATAGCCTGTCGGAGGACTATGGCGCTGGCATTTTTTCTCCGGGCGCTTTGACTGAGAAAGCTAGCGTGCAGGAGACAAGAGGGACAGGGCGTTTGACAAATGCACATCTGTGCTGCGGCATGGTGCCAGACGGTGAGGTTGTTCCTTGCTTGGGAGACCGTGGTATTCTGGTTTCTGGTGCAAATGGTGCTGGCGATGGGGACTCAGTTCCACTAGAGGGTGTAGGCAACGCAGATGTATTTTCGGTCCCGGACTTGGAATCGTTAGCCTGCGGTGGTATGCCAGCGATGGTGGATGGCCTGCCCATTGATGCTCCAGTTGACATGCATGCTGCCACAAAAGATAATGAATACAGGGCTCAGGACATGCCTTCTAATGCTGGTGCAGATGGAGCTTTACTTGGCTCCCTGCACATTTCTACCGGAGGTTCCGATACTGTGTGTCAGATGGATTTGGGTACGTTGAATTTCACTAGCCCGAATCCTCATCAACAATTTTCTTTTAATGCCCACCCTGAAATTTCTTTGCATCATCACGATCGTAATAATTGTTCTTCCTTGCCGCTTAATTCAGATTTAAAGGACATGTTTTCCTACCAGTCCTACGACTTAGACGGGAACTCTGCCATTTCAGATTTACTTACTAAG GAGTTACTCGTCTCTTTATCTCTTACTCAGAGAGCAAAGAAAAAACAGCTAAATCTAGACGAGCAGCAGTGCAGGGCTAAAAGAATCAATTCGGATGAAGATATCATGAGCAAAGCACAGCGTTTGGCTGCCAAGCGCAACTTAGAAACAA GTGATTTTCAGAGGTACACATTGGTTCAGATTTTGGAGACTCCTACAGAAGGAAGAAACACAACAGCAAATCCATGTTGTGTGTCAGTCTTTGGAGGTGGTGGCCATGGAGGTCTTCGCGAGCCACGGGTGGCGGTCTAA